One window of Mangrovibacterium diazotrophicum genomic DNA carries:
- a CDS encoding site-specific integrase produces MANATVSIFLDSSYTKKDGTSRFYIRVTLNRKTKKIPLNLFLKPEYYNPKTKKIKEIREVPDAKKNNLYLKDKESEVEQIIIELERRKQSVTFENILSLYSNSEVNGSFIEFAKTRLKEERNRIKQSTYEGLALDIVKLERYQANVTIYEIDENWLEKYRNYLIESLDNKANTIYGNISMIRKYITYAYKKKIIDRNPFHNFSFLKEDGKKEHLTLKELDMLHDYYNQEEFLKIYKKDKRGKTYLTGMKYQETLQHILISCYCGLRLSDLRKLRYKHIENNMIIMEMDKSRRDKEKMLRIPITERLKSVLDLDGDKKPNDKIYKGFVRSSSDINPMLRFIMNEVGIKKHLSFHCTRHTFAVSALTLGMSLETVSDIMGHNDLRTTQIYAKIIDDKRKEEMSKWNRLNNLNNENLTNSLAICPNCDNEVLRFEKGVIRIKKLTLHCQSCSTKFSYEVE; encoded by the coding sequence ATGGCAAATGCTACAGTAAGTATTTTTTTAGACAGCTCGTACACAAAAAAAGATGGTACGTCTCGTTTTTACATTAGGGTAACTCTAAACCGAAAAACTAAAAAGATTCCTTTAAATCTTTTTCTTAAACCTGAGTACTACAATCCCAAAACCAAAAAGATTAAAGAAATCAGGGAAGTGCCTGATGCGAAAAAAAACAACCTCTATTTAAAAGATAAGGAAAGTGAGGTTGAACAAATCATCATCGAATTAGAGCGAAGAAAACAATCAGTAACTTTTGAGAATATTTTAAGCCTCTACTCCAATAGTGAGGTTAATGGAAGCTTTATTGAATTTGCTAAGACCAGATTAAAGGAAGAACGCAACAGAATCAAGCAATCCACCTATGAAGGTCTAGCATTAGATATTGTAAAGCTTGAAAGATACCAAGCCAATGTAACGATTTACGAGATTGATGAAAATTGGCTTGAAAAATACCGAAACTACCTTATCGAATCATTAGATAACAAAGCCAATACTATTTATGGTAATATATCAATGATAAGAAAGTACATAACCTACGCTTACAAAAAGAAAATAATCGACCGGAATCCATTTCACAATTTTTCTTTCTTAAAAGAAGATGGTAAAAAGGAACATCTTACCCTTAAAGAATTGGACATGCTTCACGACTATTACAATCAAGAAGAGTTCCTGAAAATTTACAAGAAAGATAAGCGTGGAAAAACTTACCTAACTGGTATGAAGTACCAGGAAACCCTCCAGCACATTTTAATAAGTTGTTATTGTGGATTAAGGCTATCTGACCTAAGAAAATTACGATACAAACATATTGAGAACAACATGATAATAATGGAGATGGATAAGAGCAGAAGGGATAAAGAAAAAATGCTCAGAATTCCAATTACCGAAAGGCTAAAATCTGTTCTGGACTTAGATGGTGATAAAAAGCCAAACGATAAAATTTATAAAGGCTTCGTGCGAAGCAGTTCCGATATAAATCCCATGTTACGCTTTATAATGAATGAGGTGGGCATAAAAAAACACCTCTCATTTCATTGCACAAGACACACTTTTGCTGTTAGTGCATTGACATTAGGTATGTCTCTTGAGACTGTATCTGATATTATGGGGCATAATGATTTAAGAACTACTCAGATTTATGCGAAAATCATTGATGACAAGCGAAAAGAAGAAATGTCGAAATGGAATAGATTAAATAACCTCAATAATGAAAATTTAACCAACTCTCTAGCCATTTGTCCGAACTGCGACAATGAAGTATTAAGATTTGAAAAGGGAGTGATAAGAATTAAAAAGCTTACGCTTCATTGTCAATCTTGCTCCACAAAATTCTCTTATGAAGTTGAATAA
- a CDS encoding beta-N-acetylhexosaminidase, producing the protein MRLRSCSMLPIAFLFVFSACTPKVQTDLTKTAFIPKPASVTATGDAFELDGSTGIFIQEGADHLESTAQFLAKALGSSAAVEAVTDAPSKGIYLSLDATGQIPAEGNKMTIDSKLIHIEGGDEAGCFYGIQTLLQTLPASIAEGEKLIVPTGAISDAPVYGYRGAMLDVARHFFSVEDVKRFIDFLAEYKMNTLHMHLTDDQGWRIEIKSWPKLTEIGGSTEVGGGEGGFYTQEQYKDIVAYAAANFITIVPEVDMPGHTNAALASYAELNANGKATDLYTGIEVGFSSFDTRKDVTYQFIDDVVREVSELSPGPYFHLGGDESHATKHDDYVYFVNKVQGIVQKYGKQVIGWDEIANADVVENAAVQFWADAENTSLGLEKGAKVLVSPASRAYMDMKYDTTTVLGLKWAGTIEVDHAYDWQPDTVVAKLTKEQVLGVEAPLWSETITNMDELEYMVFPRLPGYAEIGWTKNEDRNWDEYKVRLGKFGKRFEAQGIDFYRSALVPWEE; encoded by the coding sequence ATGAGATTGAGATCATGTTCCATGCTGCCGATAGCATTCCTTTTTGTTTTTTCGGCGTGTACCCCCAAGGTGCAGACCGACCTTACTAAAACAGCTTTCATTCCGAAACCGGCTAGTGTTACAGCAACTGGCGACGCATTTGAACTTGACGGTTCAACCGGTATATTTATCCAGGAGGGAGCCGACCATTTGGAGAGTACTGCGCAATTTTTGGCAAAAGCCCTGGGGTCGTCAGCTGCAGTTGAAGCTGTTACGGATGCTCCTTCCAAAGGGATTTATCTTTCATTGGATGCAACCGGTCAAATTCCGGCTGAGGGGAACAAAATGACCATCGACAGTAAATTAATTCATATCGAAGGAGGCGATGAAGCAGGTTGTTTCTACGGAATTCAGACGTTGTTGCAAACACTCCCGGCCAGCATTGCTGAAGGGGAAAAGTTAATTGTTCCAACCGGGGCGATCAGTGATGCTCCTGTATATGGATATCGTGGCGCGATGCTCGATGTGGCTCGCCATTTCTTCTCGGTAGAAGACGTGAAACGTTTTATCGATTTCCTGGCTGAGTACAAAATGAATACCCTGCATATGCACCTGACTGATGATCAGGGGTGGAGAATCGAGATCAAATCTTGGCCAAAACTAACTGAAATTGGTGGCAGCACCGAAGTAGGTGGTGGCGAAGGCGGTTTCTATACCCAGGAACAATACAAAGACATTGTGGCTTACGCCGCAGCAAATTTCATCACGATTGTGCCCGAAGTGGATATGCCGGGTCATACCAACGCCGCTCTGGCATCGTATGCCGAGTTGAATGCCAACGGAAAAGCGACAGACCTTTATACTGGTATTGAAGTTGGTTTCAGCTCGTTCGATACGCGCAAGGATGTTACTTATCAGTTTATCGATGATGTCGTTCGCGAGGTTTCGGAACTTTCGCCAGGCCCGTATTTCCACCTGGGGGGCGACGAATCGCACGCAACCAAGCACGATGATTACGTGTATTTCGTAAATAAAGTGCAGGGAATCGTTCAAAAATACGGCAAGCAGGTGATTGGCTGGGACGAGATTGCAAACGCGGATGTGGTGGAAAATGCCGCCGTGCAGTTCTGGGCTGATGCTGAAAACACTTCATTGGGATTGGAAAAAGGTGCCAAAGTGTTGGTGTCACCAGCCAGTCGCGCTTACATGGATATGAAATATGATACGACAACTGTATTGGGGTTGAAATGGGCCGGAACCATCGAGGTGGATCACGCTTACGATTGGCAACCCGACACGGTTGTGGCAAAGCTAACCAAAGAACAGGTATTGGGGGTTGAAGCGCCTTTGTGGAGCGAAACCATCACCAATATGGATGAGCTGGAATACATGGTTTTCCCAAGACTTCCGGGATATGCCGAAATTGGCTGGACCAAAAACGAAGACCGTAAT